A section of the Engystomops pustulosus chromosome 3, aEngPut4.maternal, whole genome shotgun sequence genome encodes:
- the LRATD1 gene encoding protein LRATD1, with product MGNQLDRITHLNYSELPTGDPSGIEKDELRVGVAYFFSDEEEDLDDRGQSDRYTVRDPSPTETEGHILLNEIEFSAFSCQECIFSKLRGSQDLSVYPMQGLLTFCKPGDLLELIFICPTADHTLPPSPHWAVYIGQGQIIHLHHGEIRKDNVFEVGGGCMGRVVSSWYRYRPLTAELVLQNACGHLGLRSDEICWTNSESFAAWCRFGNREFKAGGEVHSGNLQYFLKLHLEENHIHTMRFHSLEELIREKRNLDASGKLRVIKELSMMENKG from the coding sequence ATGGGAAATCAACTGGATCGCATCACCCACCTGAATTACAGCGAGCTGCCAACAGGGGACCCTTCTGGCATAGAAAAGGACGAGCTACGAGTTGGGGTGGCCTACTTTTTCTCTGATGAGGAGGAGGACCTGGACGATAGAGGGCAATCTGACCGGTACACTGTGAGGGACCCCAGTCCTACCGAAACTGAGGGACATATCCTACTCAATGAGATTGAGTTTTCTGCCTTTAGTTGCCAGGAATGCATCTTTTCCAAGCTCAGGGGCAGCCAGGACCTCAGTGTCTATCCTATGCAAGGCTTGCTGACCTTTTGCAAACCAGGAGACCTCCTGGAATTGATCTTTATTTGCCCCACCGCAGACCATACTCTTCCCCCATCTCCTCACTGGGCAGTTTACATCGGGCAGGGACAGATTATTCACTTGCACCATGGGGAGATCCGCAAAGACAATGTTTTTGAGGTAGGAGGAGGGTGTATGGGCAGGGTGGTAAGTAGTTGGTATCGATACAGACCCCTGACTGCCGAGCTGGTCCTCCAAAACGCATGTGGACACCTTGGCTTGAGAAGCGATGAGATCTGCTGGACTAACTCGGAAAGTTTCGCAGCCTGGTGTAGGTTTGGCAACAGAGAATTCAAAGCCGGTGGAGAAGTCCATTCTGGTAACCTTCAGTATTTCTTGAAGCTTCACCTGGAAGAAAACCACATTCATACCATGAGGTTTCACAGTCTGGAGGAACTTATACGTGAAAAACGTAACTTGGACGCTAGTGGAAAACTAAGGGTCATCAAGGAACTCTCCATGATGGAGAACAAGGGGTGA